In Brachybacterium fresconis, the genomic stretch GTGGAGAAGCTGGTGCCGCTGATCGAGGGCGCGCTCGGCGCCTGACGCCGCACGAGCCCGCAGTTGCACCCGGCAGCGGCCGCGCCCCGGCGGCGCCCCGGCAGGGGGCGCGCCTCGGCAGACGACGCGGCCGCGCCCGGTCAGTCGATATCTGCGGCGCGGACGCGCTCCTGGCGCGCCACGGTGGCGCGCCCCTCGATGATGATGCGGCGCAGACCGAAGGGAGCCTCCTCCGCATCGGCGAGCCAGGCATCGGCGTCGTCCAGCACGCTCTGCCCGCCGTAGGACGAGGGGAAGTAGCCGGCCACCAGGCGATTGGCGATCTCGTTCGACCGCTCGGCCCACACCTGCGAGATCGCCGCGAAGTACCGCTGGCGGTACGGGGCGATCAGCGCGTCGTCCACCACGCGGCGGAAGCCCTGGACCACCGCGGTGATCGATTCGTTGGCCAGGGTGTCCTTCTCCATCGTGCGCCGCCAGGCCTTCGCCTTGGACACCTCGGTGGGCAGGGCGGCCTTCGCGGTCAGGGCGTGCTTGCGCCCGGACTGGGTGTCGTCGGAGGCCAGCTGCTCGTCGATGCCGGCGACGTCGATCCCGCCCAGGACGGCCAGGGAGATCACGAGCTTCCAGCGCAGATCGGTGTCGATCGAGCGCCCGGGAAGCGTCACCGAGCCGCCCAGCAGTCCCTCGATCCTCTGCAGGTGCGCCTCGGTGCGGGCCAGCCGGGCGAACGCCTCGGTCAGCTGCAGCTGGGCGTCGGATCCCGCCGCGGCGGACTCGGCGAGCTCCCAGACCGCGTCGGCCGCGGCCTCGGTGCGCGCCAGGCGCTGGTCCGGATCCGCGTAGGGGCCGGCGACGGTCTCCAGCTGCTGCAGCAGGGCGCGCAGCACCGAGGAGGAGTCCTCCCCGGTGAGGTTGGCCAGCAGCAGCTGCTGATAGCGGCGGCTGGGCAGCTCGCCGTCGCGCACCATGTCCCAGGCCGAGGACCACAGCAGGGTGCGGGCCAGGGAATCGTCGAGGTGGCGCAGATGCTTCATCGCGACGGCGAGCGACTGCTCGTCCAGGCGCACCTTCGTGTAGGTGAGGTCGCCGTCGTTGATCAGCCACAGGTCGGCTCGCGTGCCGGTCAGCGCCGGCACCTCGGTCAGCGCGTCGTCGACGTCGATCTCCACCGACTCGGTGCGCACCAGCTGTCCGCCGCGCAGGGTGAAGCCGCCCACCTGCAGCCGGTGCGGGCGCAGGGTGGGGTGCTCCTGCGGCGCTGTCTGCTCGATGGCGAAGCGGGCCACGGTGCCGTCGGCGTCGCGCTCGATCAGCGGGCGCAGTGTGTTCACGCCGGCGGTTCGCAGCCACTGCTGCGCCCAGGTACCCAGATCGCGGCCGCTGGTGGCCTCGAGCTCGACCAGCAGGTCGCTCAGCTCCGTGTTGGACCAGGCGTGCCGGGCGAAGTAGGCGCGGACCCCGGCGAAGAACTCCTCCCGGCCGACGTAGGCGACCAGCTGGCGCAGCACGGAGGCGCCCTTGGCATAGGTGATGCCGTCGAAGTTCGTCTCGACCGCTTCGAAATCGACCATGTCGGCGACGATCGGGTGCGTCGAGGGCAGCTGATCCTGCTGGTATGCCCACCCCTTCTCCGACAGCGCGAAGGTGGTCCAGGCGTCGCTCCAGCGGGTGACCTCGGCGCTGGCGAGCGTGGAGGCGTACTCGGCGAAGGACTCGTTCAGCCACAGGTCGTCCCACCAGCGCATGGTGACCAGGTCCCCGAACCACATGTGGGCCAGCTCGTGCAGGATCGTCAGGTCGCGGCGCTCACGGATCGCATCGGAGACCTCCGAGCGGAACACGTAGGTCTCCACGTAGGTGATGGCGCCGGGGTTCTCCATCGCGCCCATGTTGTACTCCGGCACGAACACCTGGTCGTACTTGGGGAACGGGAAGTCCCGGTCGAAGGCGTCCTCGTAGAAGTCGATGCCGGTTGCGGTGATGTCGATGACGTTCTGGGCGTCGACGTGCTCGGCCAGCGACGCGCGGGCGAAGACGCCCATGGGGATCGTGCGGCCGTCGCGGGTGGTGATCTCCCCGGTGCCGCCCTGGTAGTTCCCCGCGATCAGCGCGACGAGGTAGGTGGAGATGCGCTCCGTGGGCTCGAAGGCCCAGGTGGCCGTGCCCTCGTCGGCGGCGGTCGGGGCCGGGGTGGGGGCGTTGGAGATGACCCGCCAGTGCTCGGGCGCGGTGACGGTGAGGCGGAAGGTGGCCTTGAGGTCGGGCTGCTCGAAGCAGGCGAACATGCGCCGCGCGTCGGAGACCTCGAACTGGCTGTAGAGGTACACCTCCTCGTCGACCGGGTCGACGAAGCGGTGCAGTCCCTCACCGGTGTTCATGTAGACCCCGTCGGCGAGGATGCGCACGACGTTCTCGCCCTCGACCAGGGCGGGCAGGCGCACCCGGGCGCCGTCGAAGCGGGAGGCGGGGTCGGCGAGCAGCTCGCCGTTGAGCTCGATCTCGCTCACCGCCTTCGCGATGAGGTCGACGAAGGTCTCCTGCGCGGAGCTCGAGGAGAAGCGGATCGTGGTCTCGGTGCGGAACGTCTCCGGGCCCGTCGTGAGGTCCAGACGGATGTCGTAGGAGTCGGTGGTCAGGAACGAGGCGCGGCGTCGCGCTTCGTCGCGAGTGAGATTCTCGGATGCCATGAGCTCCATCCTGCCACCGGAGACGGCCGTGGTCCGACGGGACGCCGGATGCGGTGCTCGGAAAGGACGCGACAGGCAGGTGTCCCCCCCGATAAGGTCCGATCATGCCGACCTCGAGCCGCGAGACTGCCGCGCCGCGCGTCGTCGGCCCCCGCCGGGTGCTGGCCGGCGTGCGCTGGTCACTGGCGCTGGCGGCGCGTCGTGCCCCGGCCTGGTTCCTGCTGACGGTGGTCACCTCCGTCGTGCTCGCGCTGGTTCCCGCCGCGCAGGTGCGGGCGGTCGCGTGGTTGGTCGCCACCTCCGAGCACGACGGGTTCCGGGCCGCACTGATACCGCTGGTACTGCTCACCGCACTGGTCGGGCTCGGACAGGTGATCACCAGCGCCGAGAACCTGATCGGTCAGCGCATCTCCCTGCGTCTGATGCGGGACCTGAACGCGCGCCTCGCCGAGGTCGCGGCGGCGCTGGACCCGCGCCGGGTCACGGACGCCCAGGTCCATGCCCTGCTCGACGGGGCCCGCACCAGCACGTTCCAGCTCTCTCGCAGTCCCGGCGCGGTGATCAGCGCGCTGTCGGCGCTGCTCGCGGCCCTCGCCCTCGGCACGGCGATCTGGCCCTTCTCCCCGCTCGCGGCCGGCCTGGTGGTGCTCGCCCTGGTGCCGAACCTGGTGATCTTCGCCTGGTCGGCCGGTTTCCAGGACGCCCGCTTCGAGGAGGCGGCCACGCACGGCGCCCGGTTCCGGTACCTGCTCGACCAGCTCGTCGGCGGCCGCACCGCCACCGAGCTGGCTGCCCTCGGCGCCGGGCCGCGGATCGCCCGGGACGCCGGCCACGCCCACACCCGGATGTCGCAGATCCAGGATCGGCTCTACGCTCTGCTGCTGCGCGGCGATCTCATCGGAGGGCTGGCCTCCGCCGCGCTGCTCGGCGGGGCGCTGATCGCGGTCCTCGCCGAGGGTGGGGGAGCGGCCGGACTGAGCGCGGGGGTGCTCGGCGTCATCGCCGGGCTGCAGGCGACCCGCGGAGCCGGGTTCGCCGTCGGCGACGTCATCTCCGCCGGTCCCGTGATCGCCCGCTTCCGGCAGGTCCAGGCATTCGAAGAGAGACCGGCGCACCAGCGGGTCGTCTCCGACGTCCGTCGGCTCGAGGTCCGCGACCTCACCGTCAGCTATCCCGGCACCCCGACCCCTGCCCTGCACGAGGCGAGCCTGACGGCGACGCGCGGTGAGATGGTCGCCCTGGTCGGCGTCAACGGCGCCGGGAAGACCACGCTCGTCCACGCCGTGATGGGCATCGTGGACCGCGACGAGGGCCAGGTGCTGCTGGACGGTGCCGAGGCCGATGAGCTGACCACCGCCGAACGGTTCTCCCGTTTCGGTCTGGTGACCCAGGAATTCGGGCGCTATGAGATGACCGTGCGCGAGGCCGTGGCGCTGGGGAGCCCGCGAGAGGACGTGGAGGATGCGGAGATCTGGGCGGCCCTGGCGGCGGCGCGGGCGCGGACGCTGGTCGAGCGCCTTCCCCACGGGCTGGATACCCAGCTCGGTCCCCAGTTCGGCGGCGTCGGGCTCTCCGGCGGGCAGTGGCAGCGCATCGCTCTCGCGCGCATCCATCTGCGGGGCGCGGGGATCCGGATCCTCGACGAGCCGACCTCGGCGATCGACGCGGAGGCCGAGCAGGAGGTCTTCGCCCAGCTGCGGGAGACCGCCGACCAGCACGTGACGATCGTGGTCTCCCACCGGGCCTGGACCCTGCGCGATATGGACCGTATCCACGTGCTCGAGGAGGGGCGGGTCGTCGAGGCGGGGACCTTCGCGGAGCTCATGGCCCCGGGGTCCCGATTCTCAGCGATCTTCGCCGAGCAGCTCACGGGCTGATCCCGCTCACCGCCGCGTGAGGTCCAGGTCCCAGCCGTAGTGCTCGGGCAGGGACGGCAACGGCCACGTGGGGTCCGGGAAGAAGTACTCGTAGCCGGCCGAGAAGGGATAGGTCCACCGATCGATGTGCTGCTCGGCCTCCCGGCCCGCCGCCCGGATCGAGTCGATCTCCTCGGGGGAGAAGTAGCCGGTGCGCTCAGCACCCTCGAGCTCGTCCTCGTCCTTGTAGTGCCAGTCGCGGCGCGGCAGCACCACCAGGTCCAGCACCAGGTCCCGGGTGGCCACTCCCTCCTCGGTGCGCTCGTAGGGCGTCTCGAGGTTGATGTAGTAGCAGCCCAGCGAGCCGTCGTCCTTGTAGAACAGCCACACCGAGTACGGCTTGTCCGGCAGCGCGATCATGAGGATGCCGTTGCCGGTCCACAGCTGCTTGGACTGGATGCGGGGTGCGGTGAACATGCCCTCGTCCCCGGCGCGGCGCAGAGCCGCACCGGAGGCGAGGACGGGCAGCAGCACCTCGGTGCCGGGCGCGATCCAGACCACCACGCCGCGCTCGTCATCCAGCACGACGGTGCCGGGGCGAACGGTGCGGGTGGGGTGCTGCTGCGTGTAGTAGGTCCAGGTCACCTGGTCGCCGGGCGACCAGCGCGGGGTGGAAGACATGGTGGTGATCCCGGCCGGATCGGCCTCCACGGACGCCCCGTACCGTCCGGCCACCGGGCCGGGGCTGCACTGCCCGTGAGGGGGTAGGCGTATGGGGCGACCATACCGCCTCCCCCCTCCTCGCGCTGGCGGCGCGCCGGGCTCCGAGGCGCCGCGGAAGCGCAGCCGATGCGAGCGCCGTGAGGGCCCGGCGCGCCGCCCGGGGCGCCGCGACGGCTCCGGCGTTCAGGGCCTCCGAGCGGACCCCTCAGACGACCGGGGCGCCGCGCAGCTGGGCGGCGAGCGGGCAGTCCATGGGATCCGCATGGCCCAGGCCCACCCGGTTCAGGTACCGGATGATGATCCCGTAGGAGGAGATCAGGTCGGTCTCGGTGTAGGTGATCCCGCGCTCGGCGCAGAACTCCTGCACGATCGGCCGCACCTTGCGCAGGTTCCCCGAGGGCATCCGCGGGAACAGATGGTGCTCGATCTGCAGGTCCAGCCCACCCATCGCCCAGTTCATGAGCCGACCGCCGGTGATATTGCGGCTGGTGAGCACCTGGCGGCGCAGGAAGTCCACCTCGAGGTCCTTCGGGATCAGCGGCATGCCCTTGTGGTTGGGGGCGAAGGACCCGCCCATGTAGATGCCGAAGACCGCCAGCTGCACCGCGAGGAACGCCGCGCCCATGCCGAGGCCGAGGGTGGCGAACACGATCACCGGGAAGCCGATGATGCGGATCAGCACCAGGATCGCCTCGGCGCGGCGGTGCTTGACCCGGCCCTTCGCGAAGACGGCGGCGATCGCCTCGTAGTGCAGCACGAACGCGAACAGGCTCAGCATCGGGACGAACGCCCAGCCCTGGCGCTTGGCCAGCCATCCCATGAAACCGGTGCGACCCTTCACGTCGTCGGGGTCGAAGACCAGCACGCCGCCGGCGATGTCGCCGTCGCGGCCGATGGTGTTGGGGTTGCCGTGGTGCTTGTTGTGCTTGCGGGTCCACCAGGCGATGCTCAGCCCCACCACCAGGTTCCCCACGATGCGCGCGAACCAGTTGTTGCGGCGGCCGGAGGCGAAGATCTGCTGGTGCGCGGCGTCGTGGCCGAGGAATGCGGCCTGGGTGAACAGGATCCCGAACAGGGCGGCAACGGCCAGCTGCCACCAGGTGCTGCCCAGGGTCAGCAGCAGCACGAACGCGCCGACGAAGGCGAGCGCGAGCAGGACGGTGCGCACCATGTAGGTCCGCACGTCGCGGCCCATGAGGCCGGCTGCTTTCACCCGCTTCGAGAGCTCGAAGTAGTCCCTGGTCTGTGCGGCTGCCCTGGGCCGGGCAGGGGGTCGCTCTGCAGTGGTCGTCATGACTAGGACGCTAGGTCGCGCGGATGCGTCGCCACATCACCCCCGGGAGCGAAACCGGACCCCCTACCGGGGTAGGGGGTCGGCGATCGGGATCCGAGCGATGACGGCGAAGCCGCCGTCGGATGTCGGGCCGACCTCGACGGCACCGCCGAGGGCCGTGACCCGCTCCCGGGTGCCCGACAGGCCGAGACCGGAACCCGGGATCGGCTCCTGGGCCGTGGTGGGGGCCGCATTGGTGACGTCGACCAGCAGGGACCCTCCCACCGCGGCGACCCGCACCTCGATCGCGGCGCCGCCCGCGTGGCGCAGGGCGTTGCTCAGCGCCTCCTGCACCACGCGGTAGGCGGTCAGCCCCACCGTGGGCGGCACCTGGACCTCGCTGAGATCAGCGGTGATGACGGCGCCCGAGGCGCGGCTGGTGGCGACGAGCTCCTCGATGTCGGCCAGGGCGGGCATGGGCATCTCGTCGAGGGAGTCGTCGGTGCGCAGGGTCGCCAGCAGCGCCCGCATCTCCCCGAGGGCCTGCCGGGAGGAGGCGGCGATGTCCTCGAACTCCTGTGCGGTGCGGGTGTCCAGATCCGGCAGACGGAACGTCGCGGTGCTGGCCTGCACGGTGATCACGGACATCGAGTGGGCCACGACGTCGTGCAGCTCGCGTGCGATGCGGCTGCGCTCCTCGAGCTCGTAGCGCCGCCGCACCTGATCGGCGCTGAGCGTCTGCGCGCGCTCCACCTGCCCGCTGACCAGCAGCCACTGGTGCACCGTCAGGCCCATCAGCACCACGCCGCCGCTGATCGCGACCAGCACCACGCCGTTGGTCGTGACCGCGCGCAGGGAGTCGTCGGCCCGAGCGGACGGCTCGGCGACCACCAGGGTCACCAGCGTCAGCAGCGCGCCACCGGACCAGGCGGACACCGCCCAGTACCAGCGGTGCAGGACCGCCAGCACCGTGAGGGTCAGGCAGTGGGCGAGCAGCGTGGTGACCGGCCACGGCCAGGGGGCCAGGGCGTGGGCCGGCATCGTCACCAGCATCGTGGCGAGGCCGGCGAGGACGGTCAGCGTCAATCCCGCCCAGGGCCAGCGCACCGCCAGCAGACCGGCGACGGCGGCGGCGATGGACACGGTCATGGCCGGCGCCGGATGCACCTCGTACAGCGAGGTCGTCACGGGCCAGCCCACGACCACCAGCACGAAGCCCACGAAGGCGACGCTCATCCGCACCCAGGCGTTCTCGCGCAGCCGCGCGTCGACCGTCGAGGACACCGTCGGCACGTGGCGGGAGGCGCGCCGCGATCCCGGCACCGCACCGCCCAGCAGCGGCACGGTCACCACCGCGTCCAGCAGCGCGAGCGCACGGACCATGGCGGGCAGGGAGAGGGTCAGCGCCAGGCCGACGACCAGCGCCAGCGACCACTGACCGGGCACCAGCGCATCCTCCGGCGGGAGCAGATGGTCCCAGGACCAGTACGTCAGCCCGCCGAGTCCGAGGCCCGCCCAGGCGAGGGTCACCGCGACCGTGAGCACCCGCACCGGCAGCGCGAGCAGCCCCTCGAAGGCGAGATCGAGCCACCGTCGGGCATCGGCGACCCGGCGCAGCAGGCCGAGGGGGCCGGAGCCGCGGGCCCGGTAGACCGGCTGATTGATCTCGACCCCCCAGCGGCGGAGCCGGGCGCGGTCCAGCCGCGCGCACACCGAGGCCAGGGTGAGCGTCACCGGGAACAGCAGCACCCCCACCCAGGCGACCGCGAGCACCGCCGAGACGGCGGCGAGGGGCAGCAGCACGGCCGAGGCGAGCATCGTCAGACCCAGCCCCGGCAGCAGCAGGGCGAGGTCGCGGCCGAGGCGGCGCACGCTGTGACGGTCAGGGACGAGGAACACTGAGGGAACCTCTCGGGAAGCGGGGATACGGTGACGGCATGGTTCTCCCGCCGCAGGCCGACATCCGCGTGCTGATCGTCGACGACCAGTCGATGATCCGCGGCGGCTTCGAAGCGCTGCTGGACGCCCAGGACGGGATCGACGTGGTCGGCACCGCGGCCGACGGGGCCGGGGTCACGGAGATCGTGCGACGTCTGCGCCCCGACGTGGTGCTCATGGACATCCGCATGCCGCAGGTGGGCGGTCTCGAGGCGACGGAGGCGGTTCTGGCGATGCCCGGCACACCTCCGAGGATCATCATGCTGACCACCTTCGATGCCGATGAGTACGTGTTCGCCGCCCTGCGCGCCGGGGCGAGCGGCTTCCTGCTCAAGGATTCCACACCTCAGGAGCTGATCCAGGCCGTGCGGGTGGTCGCCGGCGGGGACGCGCTGCTGGCCCCGCGGGTGACCCGCGCCCTGATCTCCGACTTCGTCGCCCGTCCCGAGCGGTCACGACGACCCGACGCCTACCTGAGCG encodes the following:
- a CDS encoding ATP-binding cassette domain-containing protein encodes the protein MPTSSRETAAPRVVGPRRVLAGVRWSLALAARRAPAWFLLTVVTSVVLALVPAAQVRAVAWLVATSEHDGFRAALIPLVLLTALVGLGQVITSAENLIGQRISLRLMRDLNARLAEVAAALDPRRVTDAQVHALLDGARTSTFQLSRSPGAVISALSALLAALALGTAIWPFSPLAAGLVVLALVPNLVIFAWSAGFQDARFEEAATHGARFRYLLDQLVGGRTATELAALGAGPRIARDAGHAHTRMSQIQDRLYALLLRGDLIGGLASAALLGGALIAVLAEGGGAAGLSAGVLGVIAGLQATRGAGFAVGDVISAGPVIARFRQVQAFEERPAHQRVVSDVRRLEVRDLTVSYPGTPTPALHEASLTATRGEMVALVGVNGAGKTTLVHAVMGIVDRDEGQVLLDGAEADELTTAERFSRFGLVTQEFGRYEMTVREAVALGSPREDVEDAEIWAALAAARARTLVERLPHGLDTQLGPQFGGVGLSGGQWQRIALARIHLRGAGIRILDEPTSAIDAEAEQEVFAQLRETADQHVTIVVSHRAWTLRDMDRIHVLEEGRVVEAGTFAELMAPGSRFSAIFAEQLTG
- a CDS encoding sensor histidine kinase; protein product: MRRLGRDLALLLPGLGLTMLASAVLLPLAAVSAVLAVAWVGVLLFPVTLTLASVCARLDRARLRRWGVEINQPVYRARGSGPLGLLRRVADARRWLDLAFEGLLALPVRVLTVAVTLAWAGLGLGGLTYWSWDHLLPPEDALVPGQWSLALVVGLALTLSLPAMVRALALLDAVVTVPLLGGAVPGSRRASRHVPTVSSTVDARLRENAWVRMSVAFVGFVLVVVGWPVTTSLYEVHPAPAMTVSIAAAVAGLLAVRWPWAGLTLTVLAGLATMLVTMPAHALAPWPWPVTTLLAHCLTLTVLAVLHRWYWAVSAWSGGALLTLVTLVVAEPSARADDSLRAVTTNGVVLVAISGGVVLMGLTVHQWLLVSGQVERAQTLSADQVRRRYELEERSRIARELHDVVAHSMSVITVQASTATFRLPDLDTRTAQEFEDIAASSRQALGEMRALLATLRTDDSLDEMPMPALADIEELVATSRASGAVITADLSEVQVPPTVGLTAYRVVQEALSNALRHAGGAAIEVRVAAVGGSLLVDVTNAAPTTAQEPIPGSGLGLSGTRERVTALGGAVEVGPTSDGGFAVIARIPIADPLPR
- a CDS encoding DUF402 domain-containing protein gives rise to the protein MSSTPRWSPGDQVTWTYYTQQHPTRTVRPGTVVLDDERGVVVWIAPGTEVLLPVLASGAALRRAGDEGMFTAPRIQSKQLWTGNGILMIALPDKPYSVWLFYKDDGSLGCYYINLETPYERTEEGVATRDLVLDLVVLPRRDWHYKDEDELEGAERTGYFSPEEIDSIRAAGREAEQHIDRWTYPFSAGYEYFFPDPTWPLPSLPEHYGWDLDLTRR
- a CDS encoding fatty acid desaturase family protein, translating into MTTTAERPPARPRAAAQTRDYFELSKRVKAAGLMGRDVRTYMVRTVLLALAFVGAFVLLLTLGSTWWQLAVAALFGILFTQAAFLGHDAAHQQIFASGRRNNWFARIVGNLVVGLSIAWWTRKHNKHHGNPNTIGRDGDIAGGVLVFDPDDVKGRTGFMGWLAKRQGWAFVPMLSLFAFVLHYEAIAAVFAKGRVKHRRAEAILVLIRIIGFPVIVFATLGLGMGAAFLAVQLAVFGIYMGGSFAPNHKGMPLIPKDLEVDFLRRQVLTSRNITGGRLMNWAMGGLDLQIEHHLFPRMPSGNLRKVRPIVQEFCAERGITYTETDLISSYGIIIRYLNRVGLGHADPMDCPLAAQLRGAPVV
- the pepN gene encoding aminopeptidase N, which produces MASENLTRDEARRRASFLTTDSYDIRLDLTTGPETFRTETTIRFSSSSAQETFVDLIAKAVSEIELNGELLADPASRFDGARVRLPALVEGENVVRILADGVYMNTGEGLHRFVDPVDEEVYLYSQFEVSDARRMFACFEQPDLKATFRLTVTAPEHWRVISNAPTPAPTAADEGTATWAFEPTERISTYLVALIAGNYQGGTGEITTRDGRTIPMGVFARASLAEHVDAQNVIDITATGIDFYEDAFDRDFPFPKYDQVFVPEYNMGAMENPGAITYVETYVFRSEVSDAIRERRDLTILHELAHMWFGDLVTMRWWDDLWLNESFAEYASTLASAEVTRWSDAWTTFALSEKGWAYQQDQLPSTHPIVADMVDFEAVETNFDGITYAKGASVLRQLVAYVGREEFFAGVRAYFARHAWSNTELSDLLVELEATSGRDLGTWAQQWLRTAGVNTLRPLIERDADGTVARFAIEQTAPQEHPTLRPHRLQVGGFTLRGGQLVRTESVEIDVDDALTEVPALTGTRADLWLINDGDLTYTKVRLDEQSLAVAMKHLRHLDDSLARTLLWSSAWDMVRDGELPSRRYQQLLLANLTGEDSSSVLRALLQQLETVAGPYADPDQRLARTEAAADAVWELAESAAAGSDAQLQLTEAFARLARTEAHLQRIEGLLGGSVTLPGRSIDTDLRWKLVISLAVLGGIDVAGIDEQLASDDTQSGRKHALTAKAALPTEVSKAKAWRRTMEKDTLANESITAVVQGFRRVVDDALIAPYRQRYFAAISQVWAERSNEIANRLVAGYFPSSYGGQSVLDDADAWLADAEEAPFGLRRIIIEGRATVARQERVRAADID
- a CDS encoding response regulator, producing MVLPPQADIRVLIVDDQSMIRGGFEALLDAQDGIDVVGTAADGAGVTEIVRRLRPDVVLMDIRMPQVGGLEATEAVLAMPGTPPRIIMLTTFDADEYVFAALRAGASGFLLKDSTPQELIQAVRVVAGGDALLAPRVTRALISDFVARPERSRRPDAYLSALTDRELEVLRLVAQGLANREIAAELVMAEQTVKSHVSRMLTKLSLRDRTQLVVAAYESGLVRAGQ